A genomic region of Methanosarcina thermophila TM-1 contains the following coding sequences:
- the lon gene encoding endopeptidase La, whose product MYSEQTRENREKLVVPLFGIVVYPKSRTKLMADKVTGEILLNEMKNAESVSAIGLTVKSGTKASDLSEDSLYKIGNLLKITFIQPADDGYLVVAKAIQRVEAVSIYRRDGLFYATYSPVYDVPDFDEDTEAEVMASIKETIYEISKKFQGSEQFTRPIEKMESIDQIIGFVMPYIPVKLAEKQRLLELASVRERYLLFLHILTKHKENVNFQIEMAKKVTDRISKSNREAMLREQLKIIQEELNEGDDSASGDAAYRERIENSKMPDEVKKKALSELKKLETGGNHNPEANIIRNYLDLLLDLPWVTEEKKSIDIAEARRVLESNHYGLEKVKERIIQHLAVMKLKKEKQGSILLLVGPPGTGKTSLGKSIADALGRKYVRVSLGGVKDEAEIRGHRRTYIGALPGRIIQGMRKAGTKNPVFILDEVDKLSASYSGDPASALLEVLDPEQNSTFSDHYLEVPYDLSDVLFIATANSMASIPWPLLDRMETIEISGYTKNEKLAIAKAHLLPYILEEHGLDAEKLKIEDEALKVIIDRYTREAGVRGLKKQLAKIARFVSEKIVSGKADLPYVVRVDMLKEILGKEIIRQEEARKENVPGVVTGLAWTPVGGDILFIEGTFMPGTGKLTLTGQLGDVMKESAKISLSLVRSRLANTVNSFDFTSSDIHIHVPSGATPKDGPSAGVTLFTALTSLITGKAVDPKLAMTGEVTLSGAVLPVGGIKEKVLAAHRAGIKKVILPKENERDLEDVPEDVRNELKFIPVETIEEVLKEALDIDLPRPVASFPGNTFAPAHNA is encoded by the coding sequence ATGTATTCAGAGCAAACTAGAGAAAACCGAGAGAAACTGGTAGTACCCCTTTTTGGAATAGTGGTTTACCCTAAAAGCCGGACAAAACTCATGGCTGACAAAGTTACCGGCGAAATCCTGCTAAATGAGATGAAAAATGCCGAATCCGTGAGTGCCATTGGGCTGACAGTAAAAAGCGGCACAAAAGCTTCGGACCTGTCCGAAGACAGCTTGTATAAAATAGGAAATTTACTTAAAATCACATTTATACAGCCTGCTGATGACGGATATCTTGTTGTCGCAAAGGCTATTCAGAGAGTAGAAGCAGTCTCTATATATAGAAGAGATGGGCTGTTTTATGCGACATACAGTCCTGTCTATGATGTGCCTGACTTCGATGAAGACACTGAAGCCGAAGTTATGGCAAGCATAAAGGAGACAATTTACGAAATAAGCAAGAAGTTCCAGGGTTCGGAGCAGTTTACCCGCCCCATTGAGAAGATGGAATCCATTGACCAGATAATAGGCTTTGTCATGCCGTACATACCTGTGAAACTTGCTGAAAAACAGAGGCTTCTGGAGCTAGCTTCAGTTCGTGAACGGTATCTTTTGTTCCTCCACATTCTGACAAAGCATAAAGAAAATGTTAACTTCCAGATCGAAATGGCAAAAAAAGTTACCGACAGAATAAGCAAGTCGAACAGAGAAGCAATGCTCCGCGAGCAGCTGAAGATTATTCAGGAAGAACTCAATGAAGGAGATGATTCAGCATCAGGTGATGCCGCATACAGGGAAAGGATTGAGAACTCAAAGATGCCTGATGAGGTAAAAAAGAAGGCTCTGTCCGAGCTGAAGAAACTCGAAACTGGAGGCAATCACAATCCTGAAGCCAATATTATAAGGAATTACCTCGACCTCTTGCTCGACCTTCCCTGGGTAACCGAAGAGAAAAAGAGCATTGACATTGCCGAAGCCCGGCGTGTGCTTGAGAGCAACCACTACGGACTTGAAAAGGTCAAGGAGAGAATAATCCAGCACCTGGCAGTAATGAAACTGAAAAAGGAGAAGCAGGGCTCAATTCTACTTCTTGTTGGTCCTCCAGGAACCGGGAAAACAAGCCTTGGAAAAAGCATTGCTGATGCCCTGGGCAGGAAATACGTGCGGGTCAGCCTCGGAGGCGTCAAAGATGAAGCCGAAATCCGTGGTCACAGGCGGACATATATAGGAGCTCTTCCAGGAAGGATTATTCAGGGCATGAGAAAAGCAGGCACCAAAAATCCGGTATTTATCCTTGATGAGGTTGATAAGCTTTCAGCTTCTTACTCTGGAGACCCGGCAAGTGCCCTTCTCGAAGTCCTTGACCCTGAACAGAATAGCACCTTCTCAGATCATTATCTGGAAGTTCCATACGACCTGTCGGATGTGCTGTTCATAGCTACTGCCAACTCTATGGCAAGTATCCCATGGCCGCTTCTGGACAGAATGGAGACGATTGAGATCTCAGGGTATACAAAGAATGAGAAGCTCGCTATCGCAAAAGCCCATCTGCTTCCCTATATCCTGGAGGAACATGGTCTTGATGCGGAAAAACTCAAAATCGAGGATGAAGCTCTGAAGGTAATTATTGATAGGTACACCCGAGAAGCAGGCGTTCGTGGGCTTAAAAAACAACTTGCTAAGATTGCAAGATTCGTATCCGAAAAGATCGTTTCAGGCAAAGCCGACCTTCCTTACGTTGTAAGGGTGGATATGCTTAAAGAAATCCTCGGAAAAGAGATAATTCGGCAGGAAGAAGCCAGAAAAGAGAATGTACCCGGCGTGGTTACAGGACTTGCCTGGACACCTGTAGGAGGAGATATTCTCTTCATAGAAGGCACGTTTATGCCAGGCACTGGAAAGCTTACGCTTACAGGGCAGCTTGGGGATGTTATGAAAGAATCGGCAAAGATATCTCTGAGCCTTGTAAGGTCAAGGCTTGCAAACACTGTAAACAGCTTTGACTTTACTTCAAGCGACATCCACATCCACGTGCCTTCAGGTGCAACCCCAAAAGATGGTCCATCTGCTGGTGTGACCCTTTTCACGGCTCTGACATCCCTGATTACGGGCAAAGCGGTTGACCCGAAACTTGCCATGACAGGAGAGGTAACGCTAAGCGGCGCCGTACTGCCTGTTGGCGGCATAAAAGAGAAAGTCCTTGCAGCCCATAGGGCAGGCATAAAGAAGGTAATCTTGCCGAAAGAGAACGAAAGGGATCTTGAGGATGTGCCTGAGGATGTCAGAAACGAACTTAAGTTCATACCTGTAGAGACCATCGAAGAAGTCCTGAAAGAAGCCCTGGATATTGACCTGCCCAGACCGGTAGCGTCATTTCCAGGAAACACTTTCGCACCTGCACACAATGCATAA
- a CDS encoding flavodoxin family protein, producing the protein MKVMAINGSPRKNWNTATLLEKALEGAASEGAETEIVHLYDLEFKGCTSCFACKLKDGKSLARCAIKDELTPVLERLEEADAVILGSPIYLGNLTGEMRSFMERYIFPYITYSVDVQTFYPKNIPVGFIYTMNIKEENFDMFCLDKVFELNERLATRIFGYSESLWSTDTYQFDDYSKYLSSIFNPEEKAKRQKEVFPQDCQKAFEMGARFVRRQKALEAEKEK; encoded by the coding sequence ATGAAAGTAATGGCAATAAACGGAAGCCCAAGGAAAAACTGGAACACAGCGACCCTGCTGGAGAAAGCTCTTGAAGGTGCAGCATCAGAAGGCGCAGAAACAGAAATTGTCCATCTCTATGACCTTGAGTTCAAAGGGTGCACAAGCTGCTTTGCCTGCAAATTAAAAGATGGAAAAAGCCTTGCAAGATGCGCGATTAAAGATGAACTGACCCCTGTGCTTGAAAGGCTGGAAGAAGCCGATGCGGTAATCCTCGGATCGCCAATATATCTCGGGAACTTAACGGGAGAAATGAGATCCTTCATGGAACGCTATATATTCCCGTATATTACTTACTCAGTTGATGTTCAGACATTTTATCCGAAAAATATCCCGGTTGGTTTCATCTACACCATGAATATCAAGGAAGAAAACTTTGATATGTTTTGTCTTGATAAGGTTTTTGAACTGAACGAAAGGCTTGCAACAAGAATTTTCGGATATTCTGAATCATTATGGAGTACCGACACATACCAGTTTGATGATTATTCAAAGTACCTCTCATCAATCTTCAATCCCGAAGAGAAGGCAAAAAGGCAAAAAGAAGTTTTCCCACAGGACTGTCAGAAAGCCTTTGAGATGGGAGCAAGGTTCGTGAGAAGGCAAAAAGCTCTGGAAGCAGAGAAGGAGAAATAA
- a CDS encoding multidrug effflux MFS transporter, with product MHFRKGKYNFKGNQNGNLRDNLKGTIPLLALLTAFPAMSTDMMLPALPSLAETWNQPLSVINLTLVCFFVTYGFFLLFYGPISDRFGRRKPLLFGLAVYIVASFLCALASSASMLIFSRMLQAAGAAASSSLSMAMTRDIFSGQERERVLAYTAVIMAIAPMLAPVIGGWILVDFSWPWIFIIQAVMGGIGMFGVLRFPETLTSVSNTPFSRVMHAYGRLMLNPLYLIMVLVMSISLFPLYSFVAGSSTIYVTEFGLTEQKYSYFFAFNALAIMVGSITCLRLRKVFSSGHLMTMGFAGILLGGILLLTTGKHGPWSFALPMFLITFSVGISRPPSNNLVLEQVDRDTGSASSLLIFTYFTLGAIGMWFISLEWGDKIPVLGAIALGCGTLVLAAWCILQKRGIRGTV from the coding sequence ATGCATTTTCGAAAAGGAAAATATAACTTTAAAGGTAACCAGAACGGAAACTTGCGAGATAATCTAAAGGGAACAATACCGTTGTTAGCTCTTTTAACAGCTTTTCCCGCAATGTCAACAGATATGATGCTCCCTGCTCTTCCTTCTCTTGCCGAAACCTGGAATCAGCCCCTTTCAGTGATCAACCTGACCCTGGTTTGCTTCTTTGTTACCTATGGTTTTTTCCTTCTATTCTATGGACCGATTTCCGACAGGTTTGGCCGCCGCAAACCTTTGCTTTTCGGGCTTGCAGTATACATAGTTGCGAGTTTTCTCTGTGCTCTGGCATCAAGCGCATCCATGTTAATATTCTCTCGCATGCTCCAGGCGGCAGGAGCTGCCGCAAGCTCTTCTCTCTCAATGGCAATGACAAGGGATATTTTCTCGGGGCAGGAAAGGGAAAGAGTGCTGGCATATACAGCTGTTATAATGGCAATTGCTCCCATGCTTGCTCCTGTAATCGGAGGCTGGATCCTTGTTGACTTCTCCTGGCCCTGGATCTTTATTATACAGGCAGTTATGGGAGGGATCGGAATGTTTGGAGTTCTTCGTTTTCCCGAGACGCTAACTTCGGTATCGAACACTCCATTTTCCAGAGTAATGCATGCCTACGGCCGACTGATGCTCAATCCTCTTTACCTGATAATGGTACTGGTAATGTCAATCAGCCTTTTTCCTCTTTACAGTTTCGTAGCAGGCTCTTCTACGATTTATGTCACTGAATTCGGGCTCACAGAGCAGAAGTATAGTTACTTCTTTGCTTTCAACGCGCTTGCGATTATGGTTGGCTCTATTACCTGTCTCCGGTTAAGAAAGGTCTTCAGTTCCGGACACCTAATGACAATGGGTTTTGCAGGAATCTTACTGGGCGGAATCCTTCTTCTCACAACCGGGAAGCATGGCCCCTGGAGTTTTGCCCTGCCAATGTTCCTAATAACCTTTTCAGTCGGTATTAGCCGGCCACCAAGCAACAACCTTGTTCTGGAACAGGTTGACAGGGACACAGGTTCGGCTTCTTCCCTGCTGATTTTCACCTATTTCACCCTCGGGGCTATAGGTATGTGGTTTATCTCCCTTGAGTGGGGAGATAAGATCCCTGTGCTCGGAGCAATTGCTCTAGGCTGCGGAACCCTTGTACTTGCTGCGTGGTGCATTTTGCAGAAAAGAGGTATCAGAGGGACTGTTTGA
- a CDS encoding VOC family protein: MRIKLTSVFVDDQEKALKFYTEILGFVKKTDIPVGEFRWLTVVSPEEPEGTELLLEPNDNPAAREFQKALYNQGIPLTAFFVEDIQKEYERMKNLGVKFAQEPTKMETTTIAVFDDTCGNLIQIVQNSSA; the protein is encoded by the coding sequence ATGAGAATTAAGTTAACCAGTGTGTTTGTAGATGATCAGGAAAAGGCTCTTAAGTTTTATACTGAGATTTTAGGCTTCGTTAAGAAAACCGATATACCAGTGGGAGAATTCAGGTGGTTAACTGTTGTCTCTCCCGAGGAACCCGAAGGCACAGAATTACTTCTTGAGCCAAATGACAATCCGGCTGCCAGAGAATTCCAGAAAGCACTTTATAATCAAGGGATACCATTAACAGCTTTTTTCGTGGAAGATATTCAAAAAGAATATGAACGAATGAAAAATCTTGGCGTGAAATTTGCCCAGGAACCAACAAAAATGGAAACCACAACCATCGCCGTATTTGATGACACCTGTGGCAATCTCATACAGATAGTGCAGAATAGTTCTGCTTAA